The Mytilus trossulus isolate FHL-02 unplaced genomic scaffold, PNRI_Mtr1.1.1.hap1 h1tg000215l__unscaffolded, whole genome shotgun sequence genome segment TGTTggtaatatatctatatatatatatattatgtgaGAAAATGGAGTCTGTAAAAATTATTCttccagttttatttataatcaatCTGTATAACACTACATGTAATGACTTCATAGTTTAAATGTTTGATACATGTTGATACTGCTATATTTCAATTATTAGACTAACCAAAATAATAGTCTATGCAGTTTCTCTGTGGGCTTTTCAAAGATTAATTGTGTTGAGGGGTGGGCAGAACAAAATAATTCTATATGGGTTTCTACATTTCCATACAAATGTTGTGATAGTAAGTGGTaagaagaaaatattatattatgaatggctaattataaaaaagttcCATTCCTGCctcatttgtttatttctgaGAAAAGCCTTACATAATATACCCTCAATGTAATCACTTCTGATTTGTTTAAAGCTAAAATAAGTAAATCAgaccaaaaataaataaaagtcatcaattaataatcatgataatgctTTCAATGTTTTTCAGAATGTTAAAACcacaagttttattttaattggcccaagaaaacatttcaaactctaaaatatatatttaccatGTACCCTGCACAGTTTTGACAACCTTACGAATAAGAGATTCACTTTCTCACACTATATCACAgtcaatatttaataaatcaataaGCTATAGAACAACAAGAGTGGACACAGTGAAATGTCTAGCCTGCTTTACTaaccattgattttatgttgCAAGTCTACAATATTTGAAgtttaatatttacagaaagtaaaatcagataAATACTGTCAGACAGACATAATAcactttccatttttttttatacacaaaatatgattgacctattgcttatgaTCATTgtaaaagagataaaaaaaaacattgacaaatgaaacatagaaatgaggtcaaggtcagacaatacctgccagacagacatatacaccttcAAACTGTTTCATACACCATGTTACACTTGTTTTATATGACCTTTTGCATGTTTTGCTTGAAGTACTTTAAAGGACAAAAACTGAAAATCTTAACATTTACCAAAAGCATCAAGGTCCGATAAAACAACCTGTCAGattgacatgtacaaattaCAGTTATTCCATAAACCAAACAGTTAACttaacacaaaaacttaacatttacCAAGGAACCTTAAAAATAAGGTCAATTTCACATGATACCTGCAAGACAGACatttacaccttacaatcaatcaatacactAAATACATATCTAGTTAGCCTTTTGCTTATTGTACTTATAAATAGTTTACAAAGCTGTGGAAGAGTAATAACTATGTCTCACATAATGCTTCTTTTGtttcaggggagataatcatCAAAGAAGCCAACCTTATcattaagtacatgtatgtcagatatgtattttgtaaacagaaGACTTATTGAGTAGCATAACAAAGtctaaataaagttaaaatatgCAGATAAAGTAAAACTAATAattgaaaaagtattttaactttatataatatatatactaacaTGACTCAAACCATTTATTACTTTTGCTAAAAGCCCTCAGCTTTtgttcaagtttggtagaaatccatgACAATTATCtcaatttcaaaaacttaaaccacagagtgaatatttatGGACACTTAAGACGACAACAACAGAATGTAGAATCGCTATGTCTCcctttttcgacaaaagtcgaaaGACTGGACAAAAAGAcagtatgtcatgtatgtgttACATCTAGAAAAGCCGTCATCAGATGGAAGAAATGTATAACATGTTTACAACTTTTAATCAAAATACTTGTTTCTATATCAGTCATTGTTTCCCCCCAATAATATTTAACCAAGGGAATCCAGCTTATGTTTAAAATACCACTGCCTAGTAGATTAAAATATACACCGCACTCATATGAACTGGTATTGAGAAACAGACATGTTTCCTCAATTTTTAAGGTACATTTGTTAACAATACAAGTTTCGAAAAATTAAATTCCCTAattatgttataaaaacaaaaagagttTATCCCTTAAacacattgtgtattacataaATATTCCTTGTGTAGTACTTTATTAACATACCCCAAGAAAAAACTACAACAGcacttaataataataatagatcATAAAATTCCATTGAGTAACATACAtggcatatatattttaacaatttatacatctcaaaaacaataaaatgtgtctctatatagtatatacattgtacagaCCATGCAATAAAAGTCATAAACAAAAAGCttattaataaataatcaaCACAAATAACATCTACAACTAGCATTTAGTATTTTCTACTTGATCAACAATTTCTCTTACAGATTTCCGTTGTAGATCAGATGTGTCCATTGGTTCTGTCTTTCCGTTGCCATTATTGTTCGGTTTAGCAGATTCCAAACTGGcgcttttattgttattttctgttCGTTCATCTTTGGAACTTGTTTCCATTTCACAACTCTATCTGCTCCTGAGAAAAAGCTTTAAGTTCCAACTGATCTAAATAAGCCTGAATCTCTTTCACTATTTGTTTTCGCCTTTGACGAACGTTATTATCACAACCAGCTTCCACGCCATCAAGTTTCAGTAAATTTTTTGTCAGCATTTCCTCTAACACTTTATACTCCTTGTCTTTTTTAGTTCCTTTAAACTGAGTGACCCTCATTTCATATTCCCCTATATTATTTACCACTTCCTCAATTTGTTCCATCGGTGTAGAGGGTTTCTTTTTTAGTGTACTGGTTCCATTGCCGTTACCAGACTGGGCAGCAGTTTCAGGAGACTGACGACTGCTGTTAGGTGTTTCACTCCTTTGTGAGTGGCTCGGTGGTGTAGGTGTCACCCTTTGTTCCTGtggtttttgttgttgctgttgTGGATGATGCGGCTGCTGCGGCATGTGTGTTTGATTATGCGGTGGTGGCTGTCGAGGCACAAATGTTTCATGGGCAATTGGTATCTCTCGTAACTTTGGCTCTTGTGATATAGTCTCTGGTTGGGGAGTTGTTTGTGGTAAACTAGTTCCCTGCTGAGAAGGCAGAGGACCAGTCTGAGTATTGGTTGACTGAGGTTGGAAGGAAGCCTGTGGATAAGCTGTTTGACGAGTGGTCTTTGGATAACTGAATTGAGGAAATGTTGCTGTCCATGTAGTGTCAGGATAGCTTCCTTGTTTACTATTTGGATATCCACCACTTTGTGTACTACTTGAATATGCACTGCTCTGTGGGTTATTTTGATATCCAGCTTGAGCACTGGCTTGTGCCATAGCATGTGGTGGATATCCACCTTGGAAGGAGGAATTAGATGAAGCCTGTGCATAAGCAGGTTATTGTGATGCAAATGGAGGTGGTGGCTGTTGTGGATAGCTAACGGGCTGTCCTGGCCCTCCTCCACCTGGCTGTTGACCAGTATAAATCGTATATCCATAAGGTCCAGTGTGCTGGGCTGTACTCTCCTGTTGTGGTGGTGACTGGGGCTGACTAGGTTGATTTGAGGACAAATGCT includes the following:
- the LOC134701106 gene encoding BAG domain-containing protein Samui-like, giving the protein MAQASAQAGYQNNPQSSAYSSSTQSGGYPNSKQGSYPDTTWTATFPQFSYPKTTRQTAYPQASFQPQSTNTQTGPLPSQQGTSLPQTTPQPETISQEPKLREIPIAHETFVPRQPPPHNQTHMPQQPHHPQQQQQKPQEQRVTPTPPSHSQRSETPNSSRQSPETAAQSGNGNGTSTLKKKPSTPMEQIEEVVNNIGEYEMRVTQFKGTKKDKEYKVLEEMLTKNLLKLDGVEAGCDNNVRQRRKQIVKEIQAYLDQLELKAFSQEQIEL